TGGGGAAATaagtctcaaaaaatttttttaacatccaGGGTGAAAAAAGTGgagaaactaaattaaaaatagatggcAGGGTCAAATCATCTGTCTTAAGGCCACCAGATTTAAACACACCTGCTATTAATGAATAGGGCTGAACCTTTCCCCAACTGATCTCTGATCCTGGAGGTGGAGTTCACCACCGAGGCACCATCCTGCCTCTGTTGCTGGAAAAGCGTATTGCTATTGAAGTGACGACAGTGTgtcagaaatgtttatttaaaacagtAAGTGGATAAAGCAGAAGACAAAAATAGCATTTCAAACTGATTATAAGCATATGAAACTGTATACGTTAAGATTggacaggaaggggagaagatatagctcagtggtagagtgcatgctagcatgcatgaggtcctgggttcaattcccagtacctccattacatacataaataagcctaattacctccccccaccaaataaattttaaaaaaaggagaagaagctaccacttaaaaaaataaaagttttaaaaatgattaaaaaaattgggCACATTTTTGAGAAGAGAGATTGAGCTTGGGGATTTTTAGTTATTTGGGTTTCACAAGCGCttgctgagtacctactatgtgccaggctctgtaccAATGCTAAGGACACACAGGAGATTCCAAGAGCCAGTCCTCACCTCTGAGTTCACACACTGACAGGCTGACCGGGAAACAGAAAACTACAATATAATTTAATAGTAGAAGCTCTCGTGTAAGATGCTTTGGAAGCAGAGGGGTCAGGGATGGCTTTATGACAAAGACAGCACTGGAGCTGCGCCTCTCCGTGTGAAGAGGAAGTTCCAGGCAGCAAAACCTGCCAGAGTAAAGGTCCAGAGGCTTGAGAGTCACCAAGGTGAGGCGggtctggggcagaggtgggagatgAGGTTGGAAGGAGGGTCAGGCTCCTGTGTGCCTGGAAGCCATGCTTGGAGACTTGAGCTTTATTCTGGAGGCAGTGACGACTccttaaaggttttaaaataggAATCATCTGAGCAGGCGGCCCCTCAGGGAAGCTGGTGAGTGAGGAACAGGCAGAAGGTCTTTCCCCTGACTCGAGAACAAGGAACCGTAACAGCTAGTGTCTACAGAGAGCTTATTTTGTCCCAAGCATTGTGCTTGGTTTTTTGTGCTTTATCTCACTTAAACATCTCAGCACCCCTATGACATAAGTActgtttttatctccattttacaggtgaggaagctgaggcctagGAGAGGTTGGCCCGCTGATAAAGGGCACTGGCTCTGTGGTCACACTGCCTGACCTTGAGTCCTGGCTTCGCCACTCAGtgcctgtgtgactttgggaaagtcactttccccctgagactcagtttctccacctgtgaAGAGTGAAGTAAATGGTACTGATCACAGGCACGTAGTGCACATTCCCTAAatgcttccctttcctttcctaaGGTCACGTCTTTAGTACTGGGGAAGCCAGATTCCAGCTCATtccatctgactccaaaatccaaaCCTCAGCTTCTTTGATCTTCTGCTACTTTGGTTCAAGAAATAAGAGAGTCTCTAAATGCAATGTTCTGAGTCACAATTTGATTCAGAGAAATGCAGAATAGACTGAGGGTCCTTGGCTGAGTCTGACAGAGGCAGCATACTTGTGACTCTGTTGGGCACCAtcccctctgctgccctgccgggccccagctccagcccagggctctctTGGCTGCTGACAGGTGCTGGTGTGAGGGGCTCCAGGAAGCTCGCCTGCCAACTCTTTCTCATCTCCccactcttcctcttcccccacccagTGAGAAAAAACGCAAGCCTGCGTGGACTGACCGCATCCTGTGGCGGTTGAAGCGGCAGCCCCAGGGTGGCTTCCACACCCCCAGGCTGTCAGCCCCTCACTTCTCCCTGTTTCTGAGGAGCTACGTCAGCCACATGATGTACAGCATCAGTGACCATAAGCCCGTCACTGCCACCTTTGAGTTGGAGGTAACTTCCGGGCTGCCCAGCACTTGGCAGAGGAGCAGCCATGCTGGGCCCCGTCCCCACACCCTCCCGCCCTGGGTTCTCATGTCAACAGATCCCCCAGGGGAGACCTGTAGGAGGACATGATTGCCTTTCCTCCCAGGTCAGGTATCCCAGCTCTTCTTGGGAACTGTTGATGGCTCTGTCTGTCAAAAACGTGTTCAAACCCTTTGTCAATAGGTTTCCATTTCCTCCTGGTCCTGTCCCTTGAGGCTCCTGAGTTCCATTATGCCTATTACCTACCGAGTGAAGTACAACTTCCTTTCATTTGTCCTAAACCTACCTGGATCAGGTTGCAAAGGGAGCCCCCTCCATCCTTGTGTCTTGCCGTCTAATGACCAAGACGGTGATGACCTCCTTTGAGCTACTGGTTGCCCGCAGCCTTCACCTTTTCATACTGTTTGTCTGTCTTTATACCATTGTGTCCCTCCACCTGCCTGTAGCTGTTCTCACCAGAGGTCCCCAAATTGGATTTAGGCCTGTGGGTCAGGAACTCTGGAGTCCTGACAGCAGCTACCTGGCTTCTTTCTTCAACCTGTCAGCAACTCCCCCAAtctcccccaccctacccccaccctcaccctccagcACTCAGCTCTCTGTTTGGTTACCCACTGGGCCCCCGGGCCCATCCTCCCTGGCAGGGCATGCCACCCCTGACAAGCCCTtggctctttctctttccagctggCCAGCCAAGGTCTGATACTCTCAGGGCAGCCTAGTGGAGTCCTATGCCCACCCTCCtggtgcccctcctcccccattgACCTGTTGGAAGGGCACAGTTAAAACATTTGTCTCAGAGTAGGGAATGATGCTGTGGGATTTcaacccccttcccacccctgtgtGTAGCTGAAGCCATTGGTATCTGCCCCACTGATCACCCTGCTCCCCGAGGGCCTGTGCACCATGGAGAACGACCTGTTGATCAGCTACTTCTTGACCACAGacttccccagcagcccctgggacTGGATCGGACTGTACAAGGTGACGTGGTGGGCTGGGCAGGGTCTCACCAaccacaaccccccccccaccaggttTATTGGTtctgagggctcctgggagctGGGCACAGAGACTGGAGAGTTCACCCCCATTCACCCCAGGGGTCCTTGCCCACCTTGGGGCTGGCAGTGAAAGGGAGGGGGCAGATGGTACGATGACCAGACCTAGAACGAGACCATCCTCTCCTTAGGACTTGATGTGAGTCCTGTGTTCTCCCAGACCACTGACCGCCCAATCCCCCTTCCACAGGTGGGGCTGCGCCACATTAATGACTACGTGTCTTATGTCTGGGTTGGGGACAACCAGGTCTCCTTCAGCGACGAGCTGATCCAGGTACCTGCCCCCTTTCCTGAGATAGGTATTCTACATCTCCAGCAGGTAGACTTGCCTGAGCTCTCCTCTTGAGTTCTGGAAGGAACAGAGAGCTGGATACCTTGTCCCTGAGagccaggtggggcctggggccatTAAGGTGACCCCCTTCCTGTCTGTCCTCCCCTTCAGGTATACATCAACATCAGCGACATCCCTGAAACTGAGGAGCAGTTTCTCCTTTTTTACTATAGCAACAACCTGCATTCTGTGGTGGGGATCAGCAAGCCCTTCAAGGTAAAGGGATGCTGGTGGGTAAGAGGGAGGGTAGCACAGAAGACTTGAGCCCATCACCATCGGTTCTCCGAGGCCACGGGCGAAGGATCCCACCCCCATGATGGAGCCACAGAGGTTGGGGAAGGGGAAGATGGAAGGCCcagccccctctgctccccaactgttttgttttttaacaactgTTTTATTGCTGCAGATCCAGCCTCGCTCCTTCTTCCAGGAGGACCCACTGGATGCAGCCCAACCACAGATCTGAGCCGGGATGAGAGTGAATCCAGGGCGGAGGCCAGAGCTGGCAGCCAGCTCTGCCCATCACTGCCAGGAGTGCTGGGGGCCCACCCGGCCTCCTGAGGAGGAAGccagcatcctcctcctcccaggggaGATCTAGCCACACTCCTTTGCTCTCTGCAGTCCAGATCTCTGGAATAGGCCCCTTAAATACAGGTTCTTGTTGCTGAGGTGAAACCAGCTAGTTTGTCAACAGTGAAGAGCTAGAGACGGTGCACTAGATGTGGGAAGGACCCTCCAGCCTGCATTTCATTTCTTGATTTTCCCCACACACACTTCCAGTCCCGCCCAAGCAGGCCTGCCAGGCACATGCCCCATCTGGCACAGGCCTGCATTCTTGTCACGCCACCCTGGGCCTTAGGCTGCCTGAGAAGGGGAGATGCTCACATTTGTACAGGCTGCCTAGACTGGTTGGTGCAAGCAGCATTGGGTTCCAGCAGTCTTGGCGTCTCATTGCCTGTCCCcctgaggggtgggcagagggtcTAGGATCCCTGCATTCAGCAGAAGCAAATGACTAAGTAGGAGGGGCCCTCCACCCAGGCTCTTAGGTAGAGGTCATAGGCAGGTTGATGTGTGTCCTGccagcagcacccctccccccttcctgTCTGACCCAGGAAGTTCCAGGGCCTGAGCAGAGAATGGGACCCAGGTTTGCTTCTGCTGGAGAGTCAGGCTCCATGCCCCTAACCTGCCCTCTTGTGAAGGGTGGGCAGATGGTAGAGGGACTGTGGCGACAGCCTTTTCCAGGGCAGTCCTTGCCCGGTCCAGCTCATGTGCCCCTACCTTTGCCTGCAGTCATTGGCCAGAAACCTGCCCTCTCTCTAGACTGCTCTGGGACCTCGAGCTGGGGCAGGCGGAGAAGATAGCCAGTAAAGGTGTTTGGAGAATCTGGCCCTGGGGAGTCTTCAGAGCTCATTCTCCAGGTGCTGCATGAACacctgccccactcccaccactAGCCTCCAGCCACTACTGACTCAGTGGCCCTTCTCCCAGGAGAAGACACCTCAGGGAGCCTGTGCTGTGACTGTCATGCCATCCTATGACCTGAGACTGAGGGACACTCCAGTTGCTCTGCATTCATACTCCACCCTGGGAGCCATCAAGAACTGTCCCTGTGGCTTCCAACAGGGCATGGCTGCCTGTGTTCTGTGTCTGTTGCATCAGAATAATTAGAAACCTGGCTTTTACACTTATGTGTGACTCCATGATGGTGGTGGGAACGGGCAGGCTTGCTAGACTCCAGGACAAGGGCCGTGCTGGTGCAGACTAGACTTTCTATGTCTGAGGGTGACAGATGTTGCCCAGATGAGAGCAGAATGAGGTTCTGGGATGGTGGCCCTCTAGGTCCCTGGCCCAGGTGGAGTGTGCCACCTATGCTGTTGGGCACTTCATTTACTCTGCTGCAAAGTAGAGTGGGTTTCTTGGAACTGATTTCAGAAAACATGCTCACCCTGCTCTCACTGGTTCATCCTTCCTCACCTGCCTCTCCCAACACCTTAGTCTTCAGCCTTGGTCCCGGGTTAAGCTATCGAAAAATGTCAccacctcttctctctgccccactTCTCCCCAGGTCCCCATGGTAacctctgtccctgcccccaacacacacacccctgaggAACCCTGAACTGTCAGACTTGCCCACATCTGTCCTTCTCACATGCACAACCATTGTGGGTGTCGTGACACAGCCACCTTCATCTGCAGGCGGGGAAACCAAAGCTCGGAGAAGTGGTGTGACCCCTCTGAAGTTGCACAGGCAGCTGTGGTGTCATGCAGGATCAGAAACGGGAATGGGGTCAAGACCTGGGTTCGAATTAGAGTTCTAGCTCTACCCACATAGGAGTCTCAGTTGtctgtaaaatacaaataatatccCAATTCACAAGATTATTGTGAGAGAACAATTGTAAAAAACCAAAtccaaaacaaagcaacactGTTACCCAATTCTTCATTCTGATTAATGTAGCCCTGGGGCTGGATCTCAGGGCTCCTGAGACTCTCCAGGGATCCCCCTGTTCCTCCTCCTGTTTGTGGGTCATGCCCACCTCTCCCCTTCGCCCTTAAGTCTTCACATACTCctacccctgcctccctctgcagggAGCCGTGAGTCCAGCAGTGATTGAGAGGcgggaaggggaagtgggggtgcTCTCCCTCCTCTTGACCCCAGTCAGGATATGGCCGCTCTGGGCCCAGCCCTGACCCGCTGGGTGGAAACAGGAAATATGTGAGACTTGGTGTGCGCTGGTCTCTGCGCCTGGCTCCACGGCTGATAAGGGCCATTGTGTGGCCGCCGGGGATGATCCTGCCCTGGATAGATGTGCTTCccggaggaaggaaggaagctttgCTGGCCTTTCCGGGGCGGGGGAAgctgaagggagggaaggagggtgccagggaGAAGGTGCCTGCCTGAGGGGCTGTCAAGGCCAATGCAGGCCCACTGGACTCCACCCCTCCTGTGCCAGCATCTTCCTCTGGAAAGGTCGCTTTCCCCATCCACTTCCCCCTTCTCACTTCCTATAAGGAATGGCTGGAGACCCAAGGGCTCAGTCCCAGGCCAGGAAAGTGTCAGCTGTGATTTAGCAACAATAAAGATAGAAAAACAGGAACATTTGGGGGCAGGGAGCACCTGAAGGTGCTATGGAAAAGTAAGGGGCAAACAGGACTAAGGCTACCCACCACCAAGCCACCCAGGGACAACCATCCCAAGCGTTTGAGGCTCCAGAGGAGGATGGGACAGGGGCATCCTCACAGTaccctcctgcttctccagccaGCCCCCTGTGCCCAACATGGCCAGCCCTCAGCAGCCCTGGCTTCTCAAACTAGTAGGGGCACACCCACTACTGCAGCAGGAGGCAAGCTGGGGGGACATGCAGGACTGGCAGTGCCTACTAATGGATCCTCTTGGATTAGGGCATGACATACATTGTGTTTTGAGGAGTGGTCACAGTGTTCTCAGGCCGACACCAGTGAGAGGGTAGTGGGAGGCTGGGCCATGGAGCTGCTGGGGGGAAAGGCCTCCTACCCTTTGACCTGGAGTCCAGTGTCCCCCACGGGTGGCTACATCAGCTCCTCTGGTTACCTGGGACAACAGGCATTTCCTCcatccctcagcccctcctcttcctgccccaacCCAGCTGGGCCAAGAGGCCTCCCAATCAGACCTGGGCTGCTCCAGCTGTGTCCTGAGGCACTGGACCAGACACCTCCCCTGGGGCTGGAGTGGAAGCTGAACCAAGTGGCCATCCCGGCGGAGACCAGATTCCTGGCCCCAGGAGCCGCTAGAGCCAGCAGGCCAGCAGGCAGGCTTTTGCTCAGAGGCCCCAGTGCTCAGCACGCTGGCTATCCACAGGCGGAATGGCGCTGCAAGTGGAGCTGATACCCACTGGGGAGATCATCCGTGTGGTTCATCCCCACAGACCCTGCAAGCTTGTAAGCTGGGATGctctgggctgggaggaagggtggcagtgtctccccagggcccagcagccccctcTCAAGGAAACCTCTTGGGAAAGAGGTAAGCAGCGGGGAAGAGTTCTGATCCTTGGGAGGACAGGAATAGACTGGACAAGAAGGGGATAAATGGAAGAAAGACGCAAGAGTTAAGCCCACTAGGAGCAGGGTGTTTCAAAGCAgcgatctgggtttgaatcctctctcctccagctccctgaTCCTCAGTGGGATATGAACTGGGCTAATACCTAGGTGACAGGGCTGCTCTGAGATCGAAGGACCAGTGCATGTAAAGCTCCAGGTGCAAAGTACAGGCTCAGTTAATGCCACCCCTTTCCCAGTGTGGTCTGAAGAACTGGGACTGGCCAGCTCAGAGCAAGcgttggggggcaggggaggagggtgaaagGAGAGAGGTAGTCACAAATAGGGAAGAACTGACTAGCCTGGCACGCAGGGGAGGGTCAGGTTTTCGGGTTTACTCTGAGGATGCAAAGGAACCCTAGGATGAGCCCCGTAAAGacgcacccacccacccatcactGCAGCGAGTGGGCCGGGTCTTCAGCCGAAGAagggtgcgtgtgtgtgcgtgtgtgaatgACTGATGCGCCTGGTCCCCTGGAGCTGGCTGCGGAGTGTGCCCCACCAAGCCTCCGCGGACAAGGGCGCGGGCAGGGGCCGGGGCCGgcctggcggggcggggcgggagggtgcgcgcgcgcgcgccggAGCCCGGGCCCTGCCTGGGATGACGACAGGCAGCGGCCGGCCCCGGGCGGGCCCTGGGCGTGGAGAGCGTGCCGGGGCCGCGGACTCCGGAGCCGGCCACGCCACCCGGCCCAGCCCCCGCCAGCGCACCCGAAGAACCGAGCCGGTGGGTACGCGGGGCGCGGACGCGGGGTGGGCCGCAGCCACGTGGCCCTGGGGGGCTTCCAATGGCGGGCGGGATTGGGGAGAGAGTTAGAGGCCCGGTGGCAAGCCAGGCCCCGAGCTACCCTGAGGGAAGCGGGGGTCGCCGGCCCACGGATCGCGGGGGCCGAGTCGGCTCAGTCCAGCCCGTGCGGGATTCCAGGACCCGGTGGCGCCGGGACTTGACCTGGTGGAGGCTTAGCTTACTTGCCGGTAAAGTTAGGGAGGGGAGGAGCGGCTGGGGTCGCGGGACCGGGGCACCCTGAGCGCCCTTCGGGCCCCTCCGGCAGCCAGCTCTGCCTCAAGGTTCCGGAGAAGCGGCCCGGGCCCCGCCCCTTCCCGTTCCCCGCCCCCGGACCCAGCAGCGCCAGACGCCCCCTGCGAGTGAGTGTGGCGGCTGGGGGGCTCCGagatgaatgagagaatgaatggcTGGCCCACGGCCTATGCAACGCCCGTCACGTTCCAGCCTCCTGCTCACACTCCCAGGCTctgtgattcattcattcattcaggcgTCCAAGAGGGGTTATTGAGCCCCCACTGTGTGCCAGCCCGGGTGTACGCCCCTAGCGGGAGCAGTCTCCTGGGAGAGACTGACAAGGAAACGTTCGCTTAGAGCAGAATGcgataaagggggggggggctgtgtTTCGGGGAGTTAGAAAGGGGTTCTGGAGGAAGTGATACCTGAGCTGAGTCTTCAAGGATGACTAAGAGTCagtcaggtggggagggggttgggtaCGCAGGACAAGGAAGCTGCAGGTGCAAAGGCGAGAGGCTTAGAGGGCCACACGTGGCTGGTGGCAGAGGCGGGAACAGCTCCTCCTGTCTGTGTGTGGTGGTGAGCGAGGCGTGGGGAGAGCAGGGACTGGAGAGGGCTACCGCTGTGGCCACACAGGAAGGCAGGAACAGTGGGATAAACTGAGGACAAAGGAGGCTGCTGGAGTCCTCAGGGCAAGAAGCAGTGGATGTGCTTGGCACATGGTTGGGTGCCCTATAAACCTTTACTCTATTAATATGAGATGTTAATTGATTGGATTTGCATTTGTAAATCCCACAGGCTGCTGTGGGAAAATGGATCACAGGGAGGATGGCAGGGAGGCCAGTTTGGAGGCTGCTTGCCTGATCCAGGGGCAGAGCAGTGatggaggagcagaggggaggttTTTGCAGGTGTTGACTCCTTGGTGGGAGGAgtagagggaggagggcaggccttTTGATGTCAGGCAGGGATGACTAGCTGAAGGTGTCTCCCTCCTGTAGACATTACAGGATGCTGAACAAGGAGGATAGGTTAGAGGGCAAGGTGCTTTGTTAGCTTCTGCTGGACCGCCAGGCAGAGGTGTCTGGCAGTCCAAAGACCCAAGGTTCTGGAGAGAGAGTGTACAGCCCTTGACTAGGGCCCAGTGAACTATCACGTAGGACCCCTAAGTCCTCCACTTTCCTCTCCATTCCCCCTTACAACAGTTCCCTTGAATCTGGAACAGTCTTTAGTTGGGCAGCTTGGGCCCAGACCTAAGATATGTGTGATAAATAGAAGTTTACCTGTTTTGTGCCCAGCATGTGCTGAGGGTGAGACCGTATGGTTCTTTCTCTGACTCAACCATCCATGAGACTGCCTCATTGGAAATCAGCCTACAGCTGCAGTCTGGGGGTCCTCAGAACACTCTCCAGACATGCAtagccctgggctggggaacactgccctccccacttctctAGAGGTCAGGCTTGGGGGCACCTGGCCCATACTAAGTAATGGGCATTGGATGACCCAGGTCTGCTGGGCCTGCCTATTCCCACCTTATTGGAAACTCCTCCCCAGGTGGGAGGATACCCAGAGGGTGCCTTGGGAAATAAGTCCTGTGTCGCTCAGGGGCCATGGCTGCACCCCCGCCGGCAGCCAGCCCCTAGGTCTAGGGCCATGCTGGGGGCCCAAGCGTCATGGGCCACTCCCTTTAGCTGCTATTCCTAAGGCCTACAAGTCAATAGTCACAAAACACCGCCAGGGGTGGGTGGTAGGCACTGCAGCCACGGGTTCACTGAGGAAGGTCACAGCCTGGCAGGTACCATGTTAATCCTTACAAAGAAGCTGGGAAAtccaccagccccaggcaggcctCTCCCTCAGGGCAGCCCTGCAGCAGTAGGGAGTGGTAGAGTTCCCGGTTCCAATCCCACCTTTTCTTTTACTAGTCCTGGGAGCTTGAACATGTCATTCACAGGCCCAGCCTGTTTCCCTGTCTGTAGAATGAGGGCAATAATACAGACCTCATGGCTCGGCAGGAGGCATTGAAGGGAGTACACAGAAGACAGTGCTCGGAACGTAAGAAGCGCCTGGTGCTGCAGCCTTGCCCGCGGTGTCTCTCACACCCTTGGTCCCCTGCCTCACTACCCCCTCTCCGGACTGGCGCTTCCGTCCAGTGAGGCGGGGTGGGCGATGGTGGTGGCAGGGGTTGTGGTCTGGACCAGGGGGCCTGCCCTCCGCCCCGCCTGACAGCGGAGACACCCCCTCCTTCCGCCGCCGGGCGGCGGCTGTGGGGGCGCCAGCGGGCATCCCGGGAATGTAGCGGCGCGGCTTGGGCGGGGGGTGGCCCGCCGGACCCCTCCGCACGCAGATTCTCCTCATTCCAGCCGCTTGacgcggcggcgggcggggcggacACTGCGGCGGCGAGGCACCGCCCCCTTGTCAGCTCCTCCCCTCGGGTCCACGGGTGGCGGCGAGCAGCACCATTCAGGTCCCGGTACCCCCCCGGAGCCGAGCTCCTGGTGGAGGCCGCTCGAACCCCTTCCTCCAGTCTTCCAAGGCCCTCCTCACCACGGGTGTGCTGGTGGCTGAGTCCTCCCCGCGCTCCCTctcctttctgcatttttcaccaGGGGGCATCGCGGAGGGGGCCTCCTCCCCCCCTGAGCCTGCGGAAGCCGTTGGCACTTAAGATTCCCCCATGCTCCGCTCCCACCCATTTCCCAGCTGCGCGCGGTGGCACCCAGTCCCCTCGCCCTCTCCGGAGGGCCTCATCTCCCAGCTGGCGCCCCC
The sequence above is a segment of the Camelus ferus isolate YT-003-E chromosome 16, BCGSAC_Cfer_1.0, whole genome shotgun sequence genome. Coding sequences within it:
- the INPP5K gene encoding inositol polyphosphate 5-phosphatase K isoform X3, whose protein sequence is MQGLLLLIFAKYQHLPFIQILSTKSTPTGLFGYWGNKGGVNIFLKLYGYYVSIINCHLPPHMANNDQRLEHFDRILEMQNFEAQDIPNILDHDLILWFGDMNFRIEDFGLHFVRESIKNQFYSDLWEKDQLSIAKRHDLLLREFQEGPLLFPPTYKFDKNSNTYDTSEKKRKPAWTDRILWRLKRQPQGGFHTPRLSAPHFSLFLRSYVSHMMYSISDHKPVTATFELELKPLVSAPLITLLPEGLCTMENDLLISYFLTTDFPSSPWDWIGLYKVGLRHINDYVSYVWVGDNQVSFSDELIQVYINISDIPETEEQFLLFYYSNNLHSVVGISKPFKIQPRSFFQEDPLDAAQPQI